The Acipenser ruthenus chromosome 27, fAciRut3.2 maternal haplotype, whole genome shotgun sequence genome includes a window with the following:
- the LOC117432308 gene encoding rootletin-like isoform X5, translating into MSASGDPQSKIGGELKLEAVIQRLEESVLSSGDEKSFTLRGDAHDSPPTPLPARIREIVTKNLSEDSTVADLTVRPALSLSAPVAMASVISLQEENRILQQELSRVEDLLAESRAERDELAIKYNAISERLEQTLRVETGERDRESLESRSLAQQNMELRRRLDEEQAAYKRKLQAYQEGQQRQAQLVQKLQAKVLQYKKKCGELEQVVLDKSTELEQHCMTSRLDLSTGRLRPEEEEHSNDLENALIRLEEEQQRSASLAQVNAMLREQLDQANSANQALSEDIRKLTADWTKAREELEQREVDWRREEESFHTYFSSEHSRLLALWRQVVGFRRHICELKSATERDLSEVRNELAKASRSAHASCLNLGANLRASESSSTLALDKQSARQAQLEEQLRDKVRDMIQMQARCDTEKAELNARITELMVEVERMKTQGEEKEKSSTSLTQRLEALEGSLSQEQAEREQEEVEALRAEIEVLQQALRDITQAVLADSDTGVPVPPLEGEQDLMGSLGGVSVLRSPSPRRGASPRRSASPRRSFSTSLADPTLGAVRAALTNRQIHLQELRGRYEGAQDLVASLRRQLAESETERRALEQRAQQLSEEREEAGRAKDAAQRDADRLRSSTEHIGSEKTSLGKALQALQERVETLQQEGERLQLTNAALQRERDCESEEKEGALKERERARAETEKGLKQLEQAEARCSALRKELALVKEALQRQTLDKEVQETEKAGLAEALCRAETSVAELTLTCNRLKVEESTLRDSLAKMSSLNEGLAQDKIQLNKIIIQLEDEKGSLMGQKREVEQEKASIRDELVRLEQEKLDLDSARHGLDQSLQDVEQSQEVLEERLRALQGQRAELQEQLAQVTRQRSSLLEDLSQAQREVERQGEGLVRAAREKEELTREKASLVVQLTASERENHSLAEEVAAFRSEREALETSLFEMQQQLVQLESRREQLEAEHQALLRAKEALQAELKRVRAEAEVGLVKLERDKELLVQKQSQTEQEAQVTLRSALTAQQEETDRLTHEKEALRLTLEAQRDEILYTLTREREEIVSRYEAEKEELNKEITELQQERDQSLLIAESEKQQALSLKESEKTILSEKLTSVQHELGTTSMELERVRREAQSRQEQERNTVRNLTTELREFRTQFEDAVTAHEREVKSLHEQNKEVGRQKESVLRELEEARTAVRLGEEARDGVRRELLEAQRRLREAQDVRESQRKDILDLRRSLGDQDKERDTLHASNTELREAVKRAESERISLKRLNEEKEQKLAVLEESRAASEREAAELRAGLREVERSRLEARRELQELRRQVKLLDSEKEQRGREVAELQARVSLDEQREGDTRRESFGLKQRIMETEAVRDSARKEVSSLQRRMTELEAECRLRERELAAQLEEARGNEKKLQDNTRNLELRAEQARGELTELGLALSEAQGRISGLEAELTRLDGHKRELEFKLGSLHSALSRTLGIGGRGRGNSPALRGRSHSPRRSLSPPKGLDESRRSPLARMETPERGPASRPASPDRTDTPFPELDPETVRSALREFLQELRDTQRERDEARTQSGTLARQLGEMEEDRDGTQQRLQQLQKSLAECEEGKRGADGRLSSAQTALMLQEELIRRSERERKALLDKVATLERSVQGAESERRGTQDKINKLKAGEARLEAERRRLKEALEAAESRGTKLELARRALEGELQRMKLGLGDKETEIQAAQDRIDTLQRQVSDSELKASALKLELDRLHLALARVEESEGTLKERLQSLAQCVAESNTSQAAAQDRLLTLQKSLSASEQERRLLQERLESARSSVLEGKKNAGMLSERVQTLQSELGEMELKRGELEGQLQQHQELLRQRMKSEEAALRSLEKLQGERALAQERLRSLQRAIAQLESEKREAERAAVRLEKDKAALRNTLDKVEREKLKMEEGSMRLSAEKGRLDRSLSSVEQELVDSQRQIQLLQAQLGEMEQTQSQGLTEVSRRLQQDMQQETERLRGAQLQAERTLEARERAHRQRVKGLEEQVSTLKEQLQQELRRRQPHFSHSSILSGN; encoded by the exons ATGAGCGCCTCTGGAGATCCGCAGTCGAAAATCGGGGGAGAGTTGAAACTAGAAGCCGTTATTCAG AGGCTGGAGGAGAGCGTGCTGTCGTCAGGAGACGAGAAGAGCTTCACCCTGCGAGGCGACGCCCACGACTCCCCGCCCACCCCGCTGCCTGCACGAATTAGAGAGATCGTCACCAAGAACCTGAGTGAGGACA GTACAGTAGCAGATCTCACTGTTCGTCCTGCTCTCTCACTCTCGGCTCCAGTAGCCATGGCCTCCGTGATCTCTCTCCAGGAGGAGAACAGGATCCTCCAGCAGGAGCTGTCCCGGGTCGAGGACCTGCTGGCTGAGAGCCGAGCCGAGCGCGATGAACTGGCCATCAAATACAACGCCATCAGCGAGCGG ctgGAGCAGACCCTGCGCGTGGAGACGGGTGAGCGAGACCGGGAGTCCCTGGAGAGCCGCAGCTTGGCTCAGCAGAACATGGAGCTGCGGAGACGGCTGGACGAGGAGCAGGCTGCGTACAAACGCAAGCTGCAGGCTTACCAGGAGGGGCAGCAGAGGCAGGCCCAGCTAGTACAGAAACTACAGGCCAAG GTGCTGCAGTACAAGAAGAAGTGTGGGGAGCTTGAGCAGGTTGTGCTGGACAAATCAACTGAGCTGGAGCAGCACTGCATGACT AGTCGCCTGGACCTCTCCACCGGCCGACTTCGTCCCGAAGAGGAGGAGCATAGCAACGACCTGGAGAATGCACTCATCCGATTGGAGGAGGAGCAGCAGAG GAGTGCCAGCCTCGCCCAGGTGAATGCCATGCTCCGGGAGCAGCTTGACCAGGCCAACTCAGCCAATCAGGCACTGAGCGAGGACATCCGCAAACTCACTGCTGATTGGACGAAGGCccgagaggagctggagcagagGGAGGTTGattggaggagagaggaggag TCCTTCCACACCTACTTCAGCAGTGAGCACAGCCGCCTGCTAGCCCTGTGGAGACAAGTGGTGGGCTTCCGCCGGCACATCTGTGAGCTCAAGAGCGCCACGGAGAG GGACCTCTCGGAGGTGCGGAACGAGCTAGCCAAGGCCTCCCGCAGCGCCCACGCCTCCTGTCTCAACCTGGGTGCCAACCTGCGAGCCAGCGAGAGCTCCTCCACCCTGGCGCTGGACAAGCAGAGCGCCCGGCAGGCACAGCTGGAGGAGCAGCTGCGTGACAAGGTGCGAGACATGATCCAGATGCAGGCCAGATGTGACACGGAGAAAGCAGAGCTCAACGCCAG gATTACAGAGctgatggtggaggtggagagGATGAAGACCcagggggaggagaaggagaaatCCAGCACCTCTCTAACTCAGAGGCTGGAAGCCCTG GAGGGCAGTCTCTCCCAGGAACAGGCTGAGCGAGAGCAGGAGGAGGTGGAGGCGCTGAGAGCTGAGATTGAAGTACTGCAGCAGGCTCTCCGTGACATCACACAG GCTGTGCTGGCGGACTCTGACACGGGGGTCCCTGTGCCCCCCCTCGAGGGAGAGCAGGACCTGATGGGCTCTCTGGGCGGGGTCTCAGTCctgcgcagcccctcccctcgccGGGGTGCTTCTCCTCGCAGATCAGCCTCCCCTCGACGCAGCTTCTCCACCAGCCTCGCTGACCCCACGCTGGGGGCCGTTCGAGCTGCCCTCACCAACAGACAGATCCACTTACAG GAGCTGCGAGGGCGCTACGAGGGGGCCCAGGATCTGGTGGCATCTCTGAGGCGGCAGCTGGCCGAGAGCGAGACGGAGCGGCGGGCTCTCGAGCAGCGGGCACAGCAGCtgagcgaggagagagaggaggccggGCGAGCCAAGGACGCCGCGCAGAGAGATGCTGACAGACTTCGCTCCTCCACTGAACACATTGGCAG TGAGAAGACCAGCCTTGGGAAGGCGCTGCAGGCCCTGCAGGAGAGAGTGGAGACGCTGCAGCAGGAAGGCGAGAGGCTGCAGCTCACCAATGCAGcgctgcagagagagagggactgCGAGAGCGAGGAGAAAGAGGGGGCTCTGAAAGAGAGGGAGCGAGCCAGGGCAGAGACTGAGAAggg GCTGAAGCAGCTGGAGCAGGCCGAGGCTCGCTGCTCGGCCCTCAGGAAGGAGCTGGCCCTGGTGAAGGAGGCTCTGCAGAGACAGACACTGGACAAGGAGGTGCAGGAGACGGAGAAGGCTGGGCTGGCTGAGGCTCTGTGCAGG GCGGAGACCAGTGTTGCTGAGCTGACCCTGACCTGCAACAGACTCAAGGTAGAGGAGTCGACCCTGCGTGACTCCCTGGCTAAAATGAGCTCCCTGAACGAGGGGCTGGCCCAGGACAAGATCCAGCTCAACAAGATCATCATCCAG CTCGAGGATGAGAAGGGCTCTCTAATGGGTCAGAAGCGGGAGGTGGAGCAGGAGAAGGCCTCGATCCGAGACGAGCTCGTCCGATTGGAGCAGGAGAAGCTGGACCTGGACTCCGCCCGCCACGGCCTGGACCAATCGCTGCAGGACGTGGAGCAGAGCCAGGAGGTGCTGGAGGAGAGGCTGCGGGCACTGCAGGGGCAGCGGGCTGAGCTACAAGAACAGCTGGCACAG GTCACCCGCCAGCGCTCCTCCCTCCTGGAGGACCTGTCCCAGGCTCAGCGGGAGGTGGAGCGCCAGGGGGAGGGGCTGGTTCGAGCGGCCCGAGAGAAAGAGGAGCTGACCAGAGAGAAGGCCAGCCTGGTGGTGCAGCTGACCGCGTCCGAGCGGGAGAACCACAGCCTGGCTGAAGAGGTGGCCGCATTCAG GTCGGAGAGAGAGGCTCTGGAGACCAGCCTCTTCGAGATGCAGCAGCAGCTGGTTCAGCTGGAGTCTCGGAGGGAGCAGCTGGAGGCAGAACACCAGGCCCTGCTGCGGGCCAAGGAGGCACTGCAAG CCGAGTTGAAGCGAGTGCGGGCAGAGGCTGAGGTCGGACTGGTCAAGCTGGAGCGAGACAAGGAGCTGCTGGTGCAGAAGCAGAGCCAGACCGAGCAGGAAGCCCAGGTCACACTGCGGTCAGCTCTGACCGCTCAGCAAGAGGAGACTGACCGCCTCACCCACGAGAAG gaggCACTGAGGCTCACACTGGAGGCACAGCGGGACGAGATTCTGTACACGCTGACTCGAGAGCGTGAGGAGATAGTGTCTCGCTACGAGGCTGAGAAAGAGGAGCTGAACAAGGAGATCACAGAACTGCAGCAAGAGAGGGACCAGAGCCTGCTGATAGCGGAGAGTGAGAAGCAACAg GCCCTGTCACTGAAGGAGTCAGAGAAGACGATCCTCTCGGAGAAACTGACCAGCGTCCAGCACGAGCTGGGTACCACCAGCATGGAGCTGGAGAGGGTCCGACGGGAAGCACAGAGCAGACAGGAGCAGGAGCGG AACACCGTGAGAAATCTGACGACTGAACTGAGGGAGTTCCGGACCCAGTTTGAGGACGCGGTGACGGCTCACGAGAGGGAAGTGAAGAGCCTGCATGAGCAGAACAAGGAGGTGGGGAGGCAGAAGGAGAGCGTGCTCAGAGAG CTGGAGGAGGCCCGCACAGCGGTTCGTCTGGGAGAGGAGGCGCGGGATGGGGTGCGGAGGGAGCTGCTGGAGGCTCAGCGCAGGCTGCGAGAGGCACAGGACGTCCGGGAGAGCCAGCGCAAAGACATCCTGGATCTGCGACGCAGCCTGGGGGACCAGGACAAGGAGAGAGACACCCTGCACGCCTCCAACACGGAGCTGAGAGAGGCTGTGAAGAGAGCAGAGAGCGAGAGGATCAG TTTGAAGAGGCTGAATGAGGAGAAGGAGCAGAAGCTGGCTGTGCTGGAGGAGAGCCGAGCCGCATCAGAGCGAGAGGCCGCGGAGCTGAGGGCGGGGCTTCGCGAGGTCGAGAGGTCAAGGCTAGAGGCCCGCAGAGAGCTGCAGGAGCTCCGCCGCCAG GTGAAGCTCCTGGACAGTGAGAAGGAGCAGAGGGGCCGGGAGGTGGCTGAGCTGCAGGCTCGGGTCTCTCTGGATGAGCAGAGGGAGGGGGACACACGCAGGGAATCCTTCGGACTCAAGCAGAGGATCATGGAGACTGAGGCTGTCCGGGACAGCGCACGCAAGGAG GTTTCCAGCCTCCAGCGCAGGATGACGGAGTTGGAGGCGGAGTGCCGGCTGCGCGAGAGGGAGCTGGCAGCCCAGCTGGAGGAAGCGCGAGGCAACGAGAAGAAGCTGCAGGACAACACGCGCAACCTGGAGCTGCGGGCTGAGCAGGCGCGGGGGGAGCTGACGGAGCTGGGGCTGGCACTGAGTGAGGCACAGGGGCGCATCTCCGGCCTGGAGGCGGAGCTGACACGACTCGACGGGCACAAGAGAGAGCTGGAGTTCAAACTGGGCAGCCTGCACTCCGCCCTGAGCCGCACCCTGGGCATCGGGGGGCGGGGCCGCGGGAACAGCCCCGCCCTCCGCGGACGCAGCCACTCCCCTCGGCGCTCACTCTCACCACCTAAAG GACTGGATGAGAGCAGGAGGAGCCCCCTGGCTCGGATGGAGACCCCAGAGAGAGGCCCCGCCTCCAGACCCGCCTCCCCTGACCGCACGGACACACCCTTCCCAGAACTGGACCCTGAGACAGTCCGGAGTGCGCTCAGAGAGTTCCTGCAGGAGCTGAGAGACACGCAGAGAGAGCGG GATGAGGCCCGTACACAGTCCGGGACTCTCGCTCGGCAGCTCGGGGAGATGGAAGAAGATCGAGACGGGACCCAGCAGaggctgcagcagctgcagaaaTCCCTGGCCGAGTGCGAGGAAG GGAAGCGTGGTGCAGACGGCCGGCTCAGCTCTGCTCAGACCGCTCTTATGCTGCAGGAGGAACTGATTCGGCGCAGTGAGCGCGAGCGCAAGGCTCTGCTGGACAAGGTGGCCACGCTGGAGAGGAGTGTGCAGGGAGCAGAGAGCGAGCGCCGTGGCACGCAG GATAAGATAAACAAGCTGAAGGCCGGCGAGGCGAGGCTGGAGGCAGAGAGGAGGAGGCTGAAGGAGGCTCTGGAGGCAGCAGAGAGCAGAGGCACCAAGCTGGAGCTGGCCAGGCGCGCTCTGGAAGGGGAGCTGCAGAGAATGAAGCTGGGGCTGGGGGACAAGGAGACTGAGATCCAGGCGGCACAGGACCGCATAGACACTCTGCAGAGacag GTGTCGGACAGCGAGCTGAAGGCCAGCGCCCTGAAGCTGGAGCTGGATCGGCTGCACCTGGCCCTGGCGAGGGTGGAGGAGAGCGAGGGCACACTGAAGGAGCGTCTCCAGAGCCTTGCGCAGTGCGTGGCAGAGAGCAACACCAGCCAGGCCGCCGCCCAGGACCGCTTGCTCACCCTGCAGAAGAGCCTGAGCGCCAGTGAGCAGGAGCGTCGCCTCCTGCAG GAGAGGTTGGAGAGCGCGCGGTCGTCTGTCTTGGAAGGAAAGAAGAATGCCGGGATGCTGAGTGAGCGTGTGCAGACTCTACAGAGCGAGCTGGGGGAGATGGAGCTGAAAAGGGGAGAGCTGGAGGGGCAACTGCAGCAACACCAGGag TTGTTGCGTCAGCGCATGAAGTCGGAGGAGGCTGCGCTGAGAAGCCTGGAGAAGCTGCAGGGAGAGCGGGCTCTGGCGCAGGAAAGGCTGAGGAGTCTGCAGAGGGCCATAGCCCAGCTGGAGAGCGAGAAGAGGGAGGCGGAGAGGGCCGCAGTCAGGCTGGAGAAAGACAAGGCAGCTCTCCGCAACACACTCGACAAG GTTGAACGTGAGAAGTTGAAGATGGAGGAGGGGAGCATGCGTCTGTCAGCGGAGAAGGGGCGTCTGGACCGCTCGCTGAGCTCTGTGGAGCAGGAACTGGTGGACTCTCAGAGACAGATCCAGCTGCTGCAG GCCCAGCTTGGTGAGATGGAGCAGACGCAATCCCAGGGCCTCACGGAGGTGTCTCGGAGACTCCAGCAGGATATGCAGCAGGAGACGGAGCGGCTCCGGGGAGCTCAGCTGCAGGCCGAGAGGACTCTGGAGGCGCGAGAGAGAGCACACCGACAGCGTGTCAAGGGGCTGGAGGAGCAG GTCTCCACGCTGAAGGAGCAGCTGCAGCAGGAACTCCGAAGGCGCCAGCCTCACTTCTCCCACTCCTCCATCCTGTCTGGAAACTGA